A window of Nitrospirota bacterium contains these coding sequences:
- the malQ gene encoding 4-alpha-glucanotransferase has protein sequence MNSRKSGILLHITSLPSLYGIGDLGPSAYQFADLLAESKQCIWQVLPVNPTSISNCNSPYSSESAFAGNALLISPELLENEGFLSRSDLLSFSSTSVQKVDFKTATGLKRKMLDLVYQKNRASFEKGKDFNAFCDQQAEWLENYALFKVLKAHFQGKPWNHFTEELVNRDPRELERYREKFEDQIVFEKMVQFLFFKQWYALKQYCNQKEIRIFGDVPIYVQYDSADVWTHSGIFQLDANRRPLRVAGVPPDYFSKTGQLWGNPVYEWEAIKATHYSWWIQRLAHNLSLFDMVRLDHFRGYVAYWSVLAGQTTAERGEWVPAPSDEFFRILLSHFSNPCIIAEDLGVITPDVTEVMERFKIPGMKVLLFAFGENLPSHPFLPHNYSRNAVVYTGTHDTSTVREWFKKEAGIADRTRLSAYLGRTPTEETVHLEMIRLAMMSVADAVIIPMQDILGLGEGARMNLPGSLDGNWEWRLLPEQLDSLAFKDLAAMTWTSGRSPASRRGS, from the coding sequence ATGAACAGTCGAAAAAGCGGAATTCTTCTCCATATCACTTCCCTTCCCTCTCTTTATGGTATCGGAGATCTGGGACCTTCTGCCTATCAGTTCGCAGATCTTCTCGCTGAGTCGAAGCAGTGTATCTGGCAAGTCCTTCCCGTTAATCCAACATCGATTTCGAACTGCAACTCGCCCTACAGCAGTGAATCCGCTTTTGCAGGAAACGCGCTTCTGATCAGTCCTGAACTGCTCGAGAACGAGGGATTTCTTTCCAGATCCGACCTCCTTTCCTTTTCGAGCACTTCGGTTCAGAAAGTGGACTTTAAAACGGCGACTGGCCTGAAACGGAAGATGCTTGACCTTGTCTATCAGAAAAACCGCGCTTCATTTGAAAAAGGAAAGGATTTTAACGCCTTTTGTGATCAGCAAGCGGAGTGGCTGGAAAATTACGCACTCTTTAAAGTTTTAAAAGCGCATTTCCAGGGAAAGCCATGGAATCATTTTACAGAAGAGCTCGTCAACAGGGATCCCAGGGAACTGGAGCGATACCGCGAGAAATTCGAGGATCAAATCGTCTTTGAAAAAATGGTCCAGTTCCTCTTTTTCAAACAATGGTACGCCTTAAAGCAATATTGTAATCAGAAGGAGATCCGGATTTTCGGCGACGTTCCAATTTATGTGCAGTATGACAGCGCGGACGTCTGGACCCATTCGGGAATTTTTCAGCTCGACGCAAACAGGCGCCCCTTACGGGTAGCCGGCGTTCCACCCGATTACTTTTCCAAGACCGGTCAACTTTGGGGCAATCCCGTCTATGAGTGGGAGGCGATTAAAGCGACCCACTATTCCTGGTGGATTCAAAGATTGGCGCATAATTTGAGTCTTTTTGATATGGTCCGGCTTGATCATTTCAGGGGGTATGTCGCCTATTGGAGCGTCCTCGCCGGTCAAACGACGGCGGAACGGGGCGAATGGGTGCCTGCTCCCTCGGATGAATTTTTTCGAATCCTTTTAAGCCACTTTTCGAATCCTTGTATTATCGCTGAAGACCTGGGCGTCATCACGCCAGATGTGACCGAGGTGATGGAGCGTTTTAAAATTCCCGGAATGAAAGTCCTTCTGTTTGCCTTTGGAGAAAATCTTCCGAGCCATCCTTTTTTGCCGCACAATTACAGCAGAAATGCGGTGGTGTACACTGGAACCCATGATACCAGTACGGTCCGGGAATGGTTCAAAAAAGAGGCTGGTATCGCGGACCGGACGAGGCTCTCCGCCTATCTCGGAAGGACGCCTACGGAGGAAACGGTTCATCTGGAAATGATTCGCCTGGCGATGATGTCGGTTGCCGATGCCGTTATTATTCCGATGCAGGATATTCTGGGACTGGGTGAAGGGGCGAGAATGAATTTACCCGGGAGTCTCGATGGAAACTGGGAATGGCGGCTTCTTCCGGAACAGCTGGACTCCCTGGCATTCAAAGATTTGGCCGCAATGACCTGGACCTCCGGGCGGTCACCTGCGTCAAGAAGGGGGAGCTGA